A region of Globicephala melas unplaced genomic scaffold, mGloMel1.2 SCAFFOLD_75, whole genome shotgun sequence DNA encodes the following proteins:
- the LOC138842532 gene encoding collagen alpha-1(III) chain-like, with protein sequence MSVGIGRLNPAFGSSRSASSAYQKSDDRFARQDRYGPPPEFPLASPCPGIVHHLSGPNTCAHAPPPRRGGRDGPVVRPRRTGEASGSHLGRRLRAAFTFIAPRRLSRVGWVADIAADPVRSLRPTAWPLDAGGRGKGENPPPPPNQAPPGPDGATRPGRTGDSPPRPDPPGWRRSRGGRAVAPWEGRPGPPWRTPARPRGERPLAGEPPAGVGAGRGESAATGLAPSAPGFGEPCCRGAVTLGEVGPAVAADAAAADAAAAAAVTTTAERRRRRRPRRRPRGPPEPPSPPAFPAVPEPVAAHRRGGNAPGGGRSPAGGRSPAGPTPGPARPPPRPPRPHPPAETRGESLRWSLPPALGCIPKQPDSGKTRARRAGGRYRPHTVHGLGLDQKDLGPPRAAPGSGSSRVATSDLRSRLGGRAPRRARARAGERAKEGRRETPRPSRGRPPPPPAPLNPPPCAGGERDAREGGAGREHEPAATGRTDGRTDGAGRPGVAAGRRTTTRARRRAGAVTEGRTADDGGGGGGTGEDDEEDEEEEEEREQRTGEGGGRRGRQGGGEKTRRSPPDRRALLPRLLPRPTEPTDSQPSLALPSLSPPSPFSASPPLTPPTPHSLHAAARRPRHDERRTDDAVRPRPPPTGAHRRPARGACTKRRAARPQPGGKRAAAGDAAASRGSPPGHASPGRGRARTTRPRPETPAPTRRGEARRRGRARIPDARVGAPRRRRAGPRRDAAGGGRRTTAERTRPNHHRRPRPRGRGTVPAHRHPGGSAQRPLAVPGEGGGGRGVGGGAGRGAPPRSPPPRHRPTRFSARGRPQHAGPRRYRPVTRDPGRGAGPTATRDTTATARRRPHTRVPETGRRPSPRSRPDAALSAPEPQTPGPRGPSPARARVPGAPLVATEGVRGASTGSGWRARAGGARGGRARKRERESRTDDGGRRGPGARDTGKEAPAEGAEGTERRTHDRPAGNRPRAGGGKATGGQAGGRAAPPQGEPPPPRHRRATHPETHRRLRAGCGAVANGVGRDRHRGRRRAWEAGPGQTPDPSSSSDPDLEGTTWRGGRAGERRAGRAPRRSRVRGVAGVGVGRPSREVGTASPRGGRRAARGADGRARRGRRGAAPADPTPRLYGPPPFSLSSPPRRTTDRPTRRAARAPRAHGTRTRARAGCRLPVASPPPFLSPPRAARVGRLVRERATGRPPRSRDHVNDPSAGSPTETLLRLLLPLDSQVRPSSQRSARAVGRPRRGRSEGLTKPSNR encoded by the exons ATGAGCGTCGGCATCGGGCGCCTTAACCCGGCGTTCGGTTCATCCCGCAGCGCCAGTTCTGCTTACCAAAA GTCGGACGACCGATTTGCACGTCAGGACCGCTACGGACCTCCACCAGAGTTTCCTCTGGCTTCGCCCTGCCCAGGCATAGTTCACCATCTTTCGGGTCCTAACACGTGCGCTCATGCTCCACCTCCCCGGCGCGGCGGGCGAGACGGGCCGGTGGTGCGCCCTCGGCGGACTGGAGAGGCCTCGGGATCCCACCTCGGCCGCCGGCTGAGGGCGGCCTTCACCTTCATTGCGCCACGGCGGCTTTC ACGGGTCGGGTGGGTGGCCGACATCGCCGCTGACCCCGTGCGCTCGCTTCGCCCGACGGCGTGGCCCCTGGacgcgggggggcgggggaaagGCGAgaacccgcccccgccccccaaccaggCACCCCCCGGGCCCGACGGCGCGACCCGCCCGGGGCGCACTGGGGACAGTCCGCCCCGCCCCGACCCACCCGGTTGGAGGCGGAGCCGGGGTGGGAGAGCGGTCGCGCCGTGGGAGGGGCGGCCCGGCCCCCCCTGGCGGACACCGGCGCGCCCCCGCGGGGAACGCCCCCTCGCGGGAGAGCCCCCCGCGGGGGTGGGCGCCGGGAGGGGGGAGAGCGCGGCGACGGGTCTGGCTCCCTCGGCCCCGGGATTCGGCGAGCCCTGCTGCCGGGGGGCTGTAACACTCGGGGAGGTTGGGCCCGCCGTCGCCGccgacgccgccgccgccgacgccgccgccgccgccgccgtgacGACGACCGCGGAacgacgacgacgacgacgacCGCGACGACGACCGCGGGGCCCCCCCGAGCCACCTTCCCCGCCGGCCTTCCCAGCCGTCCCGGAGCCGGTCGCGGCGCACCGCCGCGGTGGAAATGCGCCCGGCGGCGGCCGGTCGCCGGCCGGGGGGCGGTCCCCCGCcggccccacccccggccccgcccgcccacccccgcgacccccccgcccccacccgcccGCGGAGACGCGGGGGGAGAG CCTTAGATGGAGTTTACCACCCGCTTTGGGCTGCATTCCCAAGCAACCCGACTCCGGGAAGACCCGGGCCCGGCGCGCCGGGGGCCGCTACCGGCCTCACACCGTCCACGGGCTGGGCCTCGATCAGAAGGACTTGGGCCCCCCACGAGCGGCGCCGGGGAGTGGGTCTTCC CGGGTCGCCACGTCTGATCTGAGGTCGCGTCTCGGAGGGCGCGCGCCTCGGAGGGCGCGCGCGAGAGCGGGCGAGCGGGCGAAGGAGGGACGGAGAGAGACCCCGCGGCCGAGCCGCGGTCGACCGCCCCCCCCACCGGCTCCCCTCAACCCGCCCCCGTGCGCGGGGGGAGAGAGGGACGcgcgggagggaggggcgggacgGGAGCACGAGCCGGCGGCCAcgggacggacggacggacggacggacggggCGGGGAGGCCGGGGGTGGCGGCCGGGAGACGCACGACAACCCGAGCGCGCCGCAGAGCCGGCGCCGTCACGGAGGGGAGGACGGCAGacgacgggggtgggggtggggggacgggagaggacgacgaggaggacgaggaggaggaggaggagcgggAGCAGCGGACGGGAGAgggcggcgggcggcgcggaAGGCAAGGCGGGGGGGAGAAAACCCGGCGGTCGCCCCCCGACCGCCGGGCCCTCCTCCCACGCCTCCTTCCGCGACCGACCGAACCGACCGACTCCCAACCCTCTCtcgctctcccctctctctcccccccgtCTCCGTTCTCCGCCTCTCCACCCCTCACGCCGCCGACGCCACACAGCCTCCACGCAGCCGCCAGACGGCCCCGCCACGACGAGCGACGGACGGACGACGCCGTGCGCCCCCGCCCACCACCGACAGGCGCCCACCGCCGGCCGGCTCGGGGAGCGTGCACGAAGCGCCGAGCGGCGCGGCCGCAGCCCGGGGGAAAGCGCGCGGCGGCAGGCGACGCCGCGGCGTCCCGCGGGTCGCCGCCGGGGCACGCATCCCCGGGGCGCGGCCGCGCACGCACGACTCGGCCTCGGCCCGAGACGCCCGCCCCGACACGGCGAGGCGAGGCGAGGCGGCGGGGGCGGGCACGGATCCCGGACGCGCGGGTCGGGGCCCCGCGGAGGAGGCGGGCCGGACCTCGCCGGGACGCCGCCGGGGGCGGGCGGCGTACGACGGCGGAACGGACGCGGCCCAACCACCACCGCCGGCCCCGGCCGCGAGGGCGCGGGACCGTCCCCGCCCACCGACACCCCGGGGGTAGCGCCCAGAGACCGCTTGCG GTACCTGGAGAGGGGGGAGGCGGGCGAggcgtggggggtggggctgggcgcgGGGCGCCCCCACGCTCACCGCCGCCCCGACACCGACCGACACGCTTCTCCGCCCGCGGCCGCCCGCAACACGCGGGGCCTCGGCGCTACCGGCCCGTGACGCGGGACCCCGGCCGGGGGGCCGGGCCGACCGCCACACGAGACACCACGGCCACCGCCCGACGACGCCCCCACACCCGTGTCCCCGAAACCGGGCGGAGACCTTCCCCACGCTCGCGCCCGGACGCGGCCCTCTCTGCTCCTGAACCCCAAACCCCCGGCCCCCGTGGCCCTAGCCCGGCCCGCGCCCGCGTTCCCGGGGCACCCCTTGTCGCCACCGAGGGCGTAAGGGGAGCTTCGACGGGAAGCGGGTGGCGAGCGCGGGCAGGGGGCGCACGGGGAGGGAGGGcgcgaaagagagagagagagagccggaCGGACGACGGAGGGAGGCGAGGTCCCGGGGCTCGGGACACAGGTAAAGAGGCGCCCGCCGAGGGGGCGGAGGGCACGGAGCGGAGGACCCACGACCGACCGGCGGGGAACCGGCCCAGGGCCGGCGGCGGGAAGGCGAcgggcgggcaggcgggcgggcgggcggccccCCCCCAGGGGGAGCCGCCACCGCCACGCCACCGCCGCGCCACCCACCCCGAGACGCACCGGAGGCTCCGCGCGGGGTGTGGGGCGGTCGCGAACGGGGTTGGGCGTGACCGGCACCGGGGACGGAGGCGCGCGTGGGAGGCCGGGCCCGGCCAAACCCCggacccctcctcctcctcggaCCCAGACCTCGAGGGGACGACGTGGCGGGGAGGTCGGGCGGGAGAGAGACGCGCCGGGAGAGCCCCACGACGTTCGCGGGTACGCGGCGTGGCGGGGGTCGGCGTCGGGCGGCCATCCCGGGAGGTCGGGACGGCGTCGCCCCGTGGCGGGAGGCGCGCGGCGAGGGGGGCAGACGGGCGGGCGCGGCGAGGGAGGCGTGGAGCCGCCCCTGCCGACCCGACCCCCCGCCTTTACGGGCCACCCCCCTTCTCGCTCTCCTCCCCACCGCGGAGGACCACCGACCGACCGACCCGACGGGCCGCCCGCGCCCCCCGCGCGCACggcacacgcacgcgcgcgcgcgccggGTGCCGACTCCCggtcgcctcccctccccccttcctttccccGCCCCGCGCCGCACGGGTGGGGAGACTCGTCCGCGAGCGGGCGACGGGTCGGCCGCCGCGCTCTCGGGACCACGTTAATGATCCTTCCGCAGGTTCACCTACGGAAACCTTGTTACGACTTTTACTTCCTCTAGATAGTCAAGTTCGACCGTCTTCTCAGCGCTCCGCCAGGGCCGTGGGCCGACCCCGGCGGGGCCGATCCGAGGGCCTCACTAAACCATCCAATCGGTAG